The following are encoded together in the Thunnus albacares chromosome 7, fThuAlb1.1, whole genome shotgun sequence genome:
- the dnajc24 gene encoding dnaJ homolog subfamily C member 24 isoform X1, whose protein sequence is MCEAAENDLYAVLGASPSDSFQQLRHRYQQLALQYHPDRLGSVCPSEAESGVRTFLEVDAAWKILSDQNSRRHYDQQRRARELKQDWPIDSTVFLEGMTWDQDECVYTYCCRCGGGFSISEEEVEEETQRRQQEDKEETKEGQHRGVVVCCDTCSLCVYVTWSLHTKTQSLKCQ, encoded by the exons ATGTGTGAAGCAGCAGAGAATGACCTATACGCTGTCCTGGGAGCCAGCCCCTCAGACTCATTCCAGCAGCTCAGACACAGATACCAGCAACTGGCTTTACAG TATCACCCAGATCGTCTTGGAAGTGTGTGTCCTTCAGAAGCAGAGTCTGGTGTGAGGACATTTCTTGAAGTTGATGCAGCCTGGAAGATCCTGAGTGACCAGAACAGCAGGAGACACTATGACCAGCAGAGGAGAG CTCGGGAGCTGAAACAGGATTGGCCAattgattctacagtctttCTAGAGGGCATGACCTGGGACCAGG atgagtgtgtgtatacatactGCTGTCGCTGTGGAGGGGGATTCAGCATCtcagaggaggaagtagaggaggAGACTCAGAGGAGGCAACAGGAGGATAAGGAGGAAACAAAAGAGGGACAGCACAGAGGAGTCGTTGTATGCTGTGACACCTGTTCCCTTTGTGTGTACGTCACATGGTCATTACATACAAAGACTCAGAGCTTAAAATGTCAGTAA
- the dnajc24 gene encoding dnaJ homolog subfamily C member 24 isoform X2, whose amino-acid sequence MRDSHRRSTQIVQRQQYHPDRLGSVCPSEAESGVRTFLEVDAAWKILSDQNSRRHYDQQRRARELKQDWPIDSTVFLEGMTWDQDECVYTYCCRCGGGFSISEEEVEEETQRRQQEDKEETKEGQHRGVVVCCDTCSLCVYVTWSLHTKTQSLKCQ is encoded by the exons ATGCGCGATTCACATCGACGGTCGACGCAGATAGTGCAGCGACAACAG TATCACCCAGATCGTCTTGGAAGTGTGTGTCCTTCAGAAGCAGAGTCTGGTGTGAGGACATTTCTTGAAGTTGATGCAGCCTGGAAGATCCTGAGTGACCAGAACAGCAGGAGACACTATGACCAGCAGAGGAGAG CTCGGGAGCTGAAACAGGATTGGCCAattgattctacagtctttCTAGAGGGCATGACCTGGGACCAGG atgagtgtgtgtatacatactGCTGTCGCTGTGGAGGGGGATTCAGCATCtcagaggaggaagtagaggaggAGACTCAGAGGAGGCAACAGGAGGATAAGGAGGAAACAAAAGAGGGACAGCACAGAGGAGTCGTTGTATGCTGTGACACCTGTTCCCTTTGTGTGTACGTCACATGGTCATTACATACAAAGACTCAGAGCTTAAAATGTCAGTAA